One region of Terricaulis silvestris genomic DNA includes:
- a CDS encoding ester cyclase yields the protein MTLAGNKGAMRRFTDFINTASETLAQELVAPDASFHVPGRSEPVLGPAGYLEIIGMMRSGFPDIQWTLEEMIAEGDKAAARFTMRGTHRGAFSGVPATGKPIAVQAMNIYRFAKGLIVEERGQPDLLELLKQIGAAP from the coding sequence ATGACCTTAGCGGGCAACAAAGGTGCAATGCGCCGTTTCACGGACTTCATCAACACGGCGAGCGAAACATTGGCGCAGGAGCTTGTCGCTCCGGACGCTTCGTTCCACGTGCCGGGCCGCTCTGAGCCAGTATTAGGCCCTGCCGGATACCTTGAAATAATAGGCATGATGCGGAGCGGCTTCCCCGACATTCAGTGGACCCTGGAAGAGATGATTGCAGAAGGCGATAAAGCTGCAGCGCGGTTCACAATGCGGGGCACACACCGAGGCGCGTTCTCCGGCGTGCCCGCTACGGGGAAACCCATCGCCGTGCAGGCCATGAATATCTACCGATTTGCCAAGGGACTGATCGTCGAAGAGCGCGGCCAGCCTGACTTACTCGAACTACTGAAACAAATTGGCGCTGCACCTTAG